One genomic region from Leptospira tipperaryensis encodes:
- a CDS encoding cellulase family glycosylhydrolase, whose product MNRYIFSLFLLSSILYQCEPSNSKENVFFSLFSSSDKNLTITRPLNSSLLNETSNHSLNFRDLPESRKILIGEKTYLTKTDPIFLDALGREAYFRGFNISGNTKLVQHGFKPFQNEADAEIGFSRLGKTTGSNMIRFTIAWEGVHTGVDTIDTVYLDSVIAQMKKAIALKMYVLVDYHQDLFSRNLFNKNSWYTGNGAPKWVTPSGLYPSEYCGIVCANWSQNNLTNEAIRRGFRNFWNNSSFPSSAGTRNMQTEFIWQLGKTAKYIQERLSSEEFDYVLGMDPFNEPVDGGMEGLSAAQWDNQKLWPFYRKVREELNANGWEAKYVYAEPLVFWNTNVGSAIVPPTGGGHLSTLPGPGFVFNSHFYDAGRMGTDLTGIDNATYFKYLDEIRKETRFLKIPVFLSEFGMWLNGTGAKDTPRMISAVYQAMEISDVEQTTKTRYADFYSLLVSGTQWHWDYYYDNHFEYKNGNVSKLVTKKDAWNDENFSVIGNYGTSWNLDSKAIQRSYPRRSQGRILSFYYNTLGADSWNNIYAWGGIRPKTNGSIYFGDRRFAILIWKGRSSDAPTELFIPPHLTTESIVFVSDSKIYNKSLTSVVSNVLNESILISDPDRADGSGSLLLSWDDLENGEDPENGIHYILIVDGNGVEYSDSFLTSLQTDLNQRILVEKKSPVYLTGKMTYGGYPAQ is encoded by the coding sequence AACCTTCCAATTCAAAGGAGAACGTATTCTTCTCTTTGTTTTCTTCCAGTGATAAGAATCTAACGATTACAAGACCGTTGAATTCTTCGCTTTTGAATGAAACGTCGAATCATTCTTTAAACTTCAGGGATCTTCCCGAATCTCGAAAGATTTTGATCGGGGAAAAGACGTATCTCACAAAGACGGATCCGATTTTCTTAGACGCGCTCGGAAGAGAAGCATACTTTCGAGGTTTTAATATCTCCGGTAATACAAAACTTGTGCAACACGGATTCAAACCCTTTCAGAACGAAGCGGATGCAGAAATCGGATTTTCACGTTTGGGAAAGACAACGGGTTCCAATATGATTCGTTTTACTATTGCTTGGGAAGGAGTTCATACCGGAGTCGATACGATTGATACCGTTTATTTGGACTCTGTCATCGCGCAGATGAAGAAGGCGATCGCGCTAAAGATGTATGTATTGGTCGACTATCATCAGGATCTATTTTCAAGAAATCTTTTTAATAAGAATTCTTGGTACACCGGGAACGGGGCGCCGAAATGGGTCACACCTTCCGGATTATATCCGAGCGAATACTGTGGAATCGTCTGCGCGAATTGGAGTCAGAACAATTTGACGAACGAGGCGATTCGAAGAGGATTCAGAAACTTTTGGAACAATTCTTCCTTTCCTAGCTCCGCGGGGACGAGAAATATGCAGACTGAGTTTATCTGGCAGTTGGGAAAAACGGCTAAATACATTCAAGAAAGATTAAGTTCTGAAGAATTTGATTACGTCTTGGGAATGGATCCGTTTAACGAACCCGTCGACGGAGGGATGGAAGGACTTTCTGCGGCCCAATGGGACAATCAGAAACTCTGGCCTTTTTACAGAAAAGTCCGTGAAGAGCTGAACGCAAACGGATGGGAAGCAAAATACGTATATGCAGAACCTCTTGTATTCTGGAATACGAATGTGGGAAGCGCGATCGTTCCTCCGACCGGAGGAGGTCATCTTTCAACTTTGCCGGGTCCCGGTTTTGTATTCAATTCTCACTTTTATGACGCTGGGAGGATGGGAACGGATCTGACCGGAATCGACAACGCCACTTATTTCAAGTATTTGGATGAGATTCGAAAAGAAACGAGATTCTTAAAGATTCCGGTATTTTTGAGCGAATTCGGAATGTGGTTAAACGGAACGGGAGCCAAGGACACTCCGAGGATGATTTCCGCAGTTTATCAGGCGATGGAGATTTCCGACGTTGAGCAGACGACTAAGACGCGTTATGCGGATTTTTATTCTCTTTTGGTTTCAGGAACTCAGTGGCACTGGGATTATTATTACGACAATCATTTCGAATATAAGAACGGAAACGTTTCGAAGCTGGTCACAAAAAAAGACGCATGGAACGATGAAAACTTTTCGGTGATCGGAAACTACGGGACGAGTTGGAATCTGGATTCTAAGGCGATTCAGAGGAGTTATCCTCGGAGATCTCAAGGAAGAATTTTGAGTTTTTACTACAATACCTTAGGCGCCGATTCCTGGAACAATATCTACGCCTGGGGAGGAATTCGTCCCAAAACAAACGGTTCGATTTATTTTGGAGATAGACGTTTTGCGATCTTGATCTGGAAAGGAAGAAGTTCCGATGCGCCGACCGAACTTTTTATTCCTCCGCATTTAACAACGGAGAGTATCGTGTTCGTATCGGATTCTAAGATCTATAACAAGAGTTTGACGTCCGTGGTTTCAAACGTTCTCAACGAATCGATTTTGATTTCCGATCCCGATCGCGCGGACGGTTCCGGTTCTCTTCTGCTTTCTTGGGACGATTTGGAAAACGGAGAAGACCCGGAGAATGGAATACATTACATTTTGATTGTGGATGGAAACGGAGTGGAATATTCGGACTCGTTTCTTACAAGTTTACAGACGGATCTCAATCAAAGAATTCTTGTCGAAAAGAAAAGTCCGGTTTATCTGACTGGAAAGATGACTTACGGAGGATATCCGGCTCAGTAG
- a CDS encoding serine hydrolase domain-containing protein: protein MLNFQDRLLIILFFILLINTGCQGAPVRLVTNECVSPQADSFWKIASAKESDFDSEELCDLLKGSASEKSGFHSLLIERHGKLVTEIYHDGDDKPLSLRYGLRLPFDGESTFNEKTLHDVRSVSKSVVSLLFGIAIEKGLIEGIDTPVLSSFPELSISENDPRKTITWKHLLTMSSGLHWEEWRSGFLFSDETRLYWKKNLVEFVFDREVSEVPGKTFNYNGGGTSVLAEILTKKTGKSLKDLAGEWILHPIGIEDYEWVEDRHGRGLAFGGLRLRPRDMLKLGRLILNEGVWNRKQIVPKKWIQDSLKPQISTNVTFFRSDGSSMDYGYQWWIGETRLTNRNVPWKAALGNGGQLIYVIPDLDMIVVTTAGRYGSPEVILEIGNLLDKIIASTN, encoded by the coding sequence ATGTTAAACTTTCAAGACCGTCTTCTTATCATTTTATTTTTCATTCTTCTTATTAATACGGGATGTCAGGGCGCTCCCGTAAGACTTGTAACAAACGAATGCGTGTCTCCGCAAGCGGATTCATTTTGGAAAATTGCAAGCGCGAAAGAATCAGACTTTGATTCGGAGGAACTCTGCGACTTGCTCAAGGGATCCGCTTCCGAAAAAAGCGGATTCCATTCTCTTTTGATTGAGCGACACGGAAAACTTGTGACCGAGATCTATCACGATGGGGACGATAAACCTCTGAGTCTCCGTTATGGACTCCGTCTTCCTTTTGATGGAGAATCCACTTTCAATGAAAAAACGTTACACGACGTGAGATCGGTGAGCAAGAGCGTCGTTTCTCTTCTCTTCGGGATTGCGATAGAAAAGGGATTGATAGAAGGAATCGACACGCCCGTTCTCTCTTCCTTTCCTGAACTTTCCATTTCTGAAAATGATCCACGAAAGACAATCACTTGGAAACATCTGCTTACGATGAGCAGCGGCTTACACTGGGAAGAATGGAGATCCGGATTTCTTTTCAGCGACGAAACACGTTTGTATTGGAAAAAGAATCTTGTGGAATTTGTTTTTGACCGAGAAGTTTCGGAAGTTCCCGGAAAAACTTTTAATTACAACGGAGGAGGCACTTCCGTTCTTGCGGAGATTCTTACGAAGAAGACCGGAAAATCACTCAAGGATTTGGCGGGAGAGTGGATCCTTCATCCGATCGGAATCGAGGATTATGAGTGGGTGGAAGATCGACATGGAAGAGGGCTTGCTTTTGGAGGTTTACGTTTGAGGCCGCGTGATATGTTGAAGTTAGGAAGATTGATCTTAAATGAAGGAGTTTGGAATCGGAAACAGATCGTTCCAAAAAAATGGATTCAAGATTCTTTAAAACCTCAGATTTCGACTAACGTTACTTTTTTTCGAAGCGATGGAAGTTCCATGGATTACGGTTATCAGTGGTGGATCGGAGAGACTCGCCTAACAAACCGAAACGTTCCTTGGAAGGCGGCTCTTGGAAACGGAGGACAGTTGATCTATGTGATTCCGGATTTGGATATGATCGTGGTAACGACCGCAGGCCGATACGGTTCTCCAGAGGTGATTCTCGAAATAGGAAATCTTTTGGACAAGATCATCGCTTCAACGAATTGA
- the crcB gene encoding fluoride efflux transporter CrcB encodes MNLERTLVLIGIGGAIGSVLRYLLQYWFGTILGFKLPMGTLVANFLGSLVLGVAYAISEKFPEINPEWRFFIASGLCGGFTTFSTFSYESLQMLRTGNYILFFAYIGLSVFGGIGFALAGVWIVKWF; translated from the coding sequence ATGAATTTGGAAAGAACCCTTGTTTTAATCGGAATCGGCGGCGCCATAGGAAGCGTTTTACGTTATCTTTTACAATATTGGTTCGGAACGATACTCGGTTTCAAATTACCGATGGGAACCTTGGTTGCCAACTTTCTGGGTTCGCTCGTGTTGGGAGTTGCCTACGCAATCTCGGAAAAATTTCCGGAAATTAATCCGGAATGGAGATTTTTTATCGCATCCGGTCTTTGCGGGGGATTTACCACGTTTTCTACGTTCTCTTATGAAAGCCTTCAGATGTTGAGAACGGGTAACTATATTCTATTTTTTGCATATATTGGTCTAAGCGTGTTCGGTGGGATAGGGTTCGCACTCGCAGGAGTTTGGATCGTAAAGTGGTTTTGA
- the prfB gene encoding peptide chain release factor 2 produces the protein MEVKSAKELKRVSKELQENFQNRWKLLNLEQDKDRLKSLSEKAEDPDLWNNPEEARIVSQKKNELEKKLTPWFSIQQDILDFPDLVDMTLDEKGENGVGELSSEYQRLQEKFEELELLGALQNPEDIKSAFINIHPGAGGTESQDWAEMLLRMYMRFFEKKGYQYSLVDIQAGDGAGIKNATIHVVGDWAFGFLKGENGVHRLVRISPFDANKRRHTSFVSVHVSPEIDDDIDIKIEEKDIRVDVYRSSGAGGQHVNTTDSAVRITHMPSGIVVACQNERSQIKNRDTAFKMLKARLYEMEQEKAKEELEKKSGEKKDISWGSQIRSYVFHPYNLVKDHRTDHETGNVAAVMDGEIEPFILAYLKTL, from the coding sequence ATGGAAGTAAAATCAGCAAAAGAACTCAAGAGAGTATCCAAAGAATTACAGGAGAATTTCCAAAATCGTTGGAAACTCTTAAATTTGGAGCAAGACAAAGACCGACTGAAGTCTCTCAGCGAAAAAGCCGAAGATCCGGATCTCTGGAACAATCCGGAAGAAGCGAGAATCGTAAGCCAGAAAAAAAACGAACTCGAAAAAAAGCTTACACCTTGGTTTTCAATACAACAAGATATATTAGATTTTCCTGATTTAGTCGATATGACTTTGGACGAGAAGGGCGAAAACGGAGTCGGAGAATTGTCTTCGGAGTATCAAAGACTTCAAGAGAAGTTCGAAGAACTTGAATTGCTCGGAGCGCTCCAAAATCCAGAAGACATCAAATCTGCCTTCATCAATATCCATCCCGGAGCGGGTGGAACCGAAAGCCAGGATTGGGCGGAAATGCTTCTGAGAATGTATATGAGATTCTTTGAAAAGAAAGGATATCAATATTCTTTAGTCGACATACAAGCCGGAGACGGAGCTGGAATCAAAAACGCGACGATACACGTGGTTGGAGACTGGGCGTTCGGATTTTTAAAAGGAGAAAACGGAGTTCATCGATTGGTAAGAATTTCTCCTTTCGACGCAAACAAGAGAAGACATACGTCTTTTGTTTCCGTTCACGTAAGTCCGGAGATAGACGACGACATCGATATCAAGATTGAAGAGAAAGACATTCGAGTGGACGTTTATCGTTCTTCCGGCGCGGGCGGTCAGCACGTCAACACGACCGACTCTGCGGTTCGAATCACTCACATGCCTTCCGGAATCGTAGTCGCTTGTCAGAACGAAAGATCTCAGATCAAAAACAGAGACACCGCTTTTAAGATGTTAAAAGCAAGACTCTATGAGATGGAACAAGAAAAGGCAAAAGAAGAATTGGAAAAGAAATCCGGAGAAAAAAAAGATATTTCCTGGGGTTCGCAAATTCGAAGTTATGTGTTCCATCCTTACAATCTTGTAAAAGATCATAGAACGGATCATGAAACCGGAAACGTAGCCGCCGTGATGGACGGAGAAATAGAACCGTTTATTCTCGCTTATTTAAAGACGCTCTAA
- the purD gene encoding phosphoribosylamine--glycine ligase, which produces MQAKLKVLLIGSGGRESAIAFHLRKSPLLSELKVFPGNGGFPDHEILPSNSFNVLSKESVQAFLKQNPFDFIVVGPEDPLVAGFADWAAELKIPTFGPDSYCAQVEGSKDFAKSLMVEANVPTAEYATFTEYSASLKYLESKTIPIVIKADGLAAGKGVTVATTKEMAVNALKEIFEDKKFGESGNQVVIEEFMDGQEASIFAVSDGDSYFLLPAAQDHKRAYDGDEGPNTGGMGAYCPAPVVTDSILEKVKERVFDRMFEIFRKKGHPYRGLLYAGLMISSDGEPRVVEFNCRFGDPETQCVLAMLDGDLLELLYTASTSKIKGIQASVKKGAATVVVLAAQGYPDSYEKNISLNLPETTGQNTYLFHAGTLKKDGKVFSSGGRILGVVAYGSDLKSSVSQAYSFLENIQAPKTFYRKDIGHRAL; this is translated from the coding sequence TTGCAGGCTAAGTTGAAAGTTCTTCTTATAGGCTCGGGTGGAAGAGAAAGCGCAATCGCCTTTCATCTCAGAAAATCGCCTTTGCTAAGCGAATTGAAAGTGTTTCCGGGAAACGGCGGATTTCCGGATCACGAGATTCTACCTTCCAATTCGTTTAACGTTTTATCAAAGGAATCGGTCCAGGCTTTTTTAAAACAAAATCCTTTTGATTTCATCGTGGTCGGCCCGGAAGACCCTCTCGTCGCGGGATTTGCGGATTGGGCGGCCGAACTCAAAATTCCAACGTTCGGACCCGACTCTTATTGCGCGCAAGTAGAAGGCTCCAAGGATTTCGCAAAATCTCTGATGGTGGAAGCGAACGTTCCCACCGCGGAATACGCAACGTTTACTGAATATTCAGCTTCTTTAAAGTATTTGGAATCCAAGACGATTCCGATCGTAATCAAAGCGGACGGACTCGCCGCCGGAAAGGGAGTCACCGTTGCCACTACGAAAGAAATGGCTGTCAACGCCCTCAAAGAAATCTTTGAGGATAAAAAATTCGGAGAAAGCGGCAACCAAGTCGTAATCGAAGAGTTTATGGATGGACAAGAAGCTTCCATCTTTGCGGTGTCAGACGGAGATTCTTATTTTTTACTACCGGCAGCTCAGGATCACAAAAGAGCGTATGACGGAGACGAAGGACCGAACACCGGAGGGATGGGAGCTTATTGTCCCGCACCGGTCGTAACCGATTCTATCTTGGAAAAAGTGAAAGAAAGAGTCTTCGATAGAATGTTTGAAATCTTTCGTAAAAAAGGACATCCTTATAGAGGCCTTCTTTATGCGGGATTAATGATCTCTTCCGATGGAGAACCTAGAGTTGTAGAGTTCAATTGTAGATTTGGAGATCCCGAAACACAATGTGTACTCGCAATGCTCGACGGTGATCTATTAGAACTTCTTTATACAGCTTCCACAAGCAAGATCAAAGGGATCCAAGCCTCGGTAAAAAAAGGCGCCGCCACCGTAGTAGTCCTCGCCGCACAAGGATATCCGGATTCTTATGAAAAAAATATTTCCTTAAATCTGCCTGAAACGACTGGTCAAAACACTTATCTTTTTCACGCGGGAACTTTAAAAAAAGATGGAAAAGTTTTTTCATCCGGGGGGAGAATTCTCGGAGTAGTAGCCTATGGATCCGATCTAAAGAGTTCGGTATCTCAAGCTTATTCCTTCCTGGAAAATATCCAGGCTCCCAAAACGTTTTATAGAAAAGACATCGGACACAGAGCCCTTTAA
- a CDS encoding valine--tRNA ligase encodes MKKQIGDRYEPKEVENKWISLWEEKKSFVPDPNSKESFSIVIPPPNVTGSLHIGHALNHTIQDILIRIERKKGKSTLWLPGMDHAGIATQMVVERELAKEGKKRTDFTREEFEKKVWDWKEHSGGMITRQQRLLGESVDWSRERFTFDEGLSKAVFKVFKSLFDEGLIYRGERIINWCPASQTAISDLEVEFRETKGKLYHIKYPIHGKKDQYVVVATTRPETMLGDVAVCANPEDTRYSSLKDVILELPLTNRQIPLLFDSFVDKEFGSGLVKITPAHDANDFEAGQRLGLKPLLIMNPDGTMNENAGVYQGLDRFDARKKVVADLEAKGLIEKIEDHVHAVGHNSRGGAVIEPYLSTQWFVKIRPLADLAVQAVQSGKVEFVPKMWEKTFFEWMNNIRDWCISRQLWWGHKIPAYHCKTCKHIEVSETPVTTCPSCGSKEVEPDPDVLDTWFSSQLWPFSSMGWPEQTADLKRYYPTSVLVTGFDIIFFWVSRMIMMGMKFMEAPPFHKVLIHGLVRDKDGKKFSKSIGNVIDPLVMMEKYGTDSFRFFLAATLPEGKDILFDESRLDGYRSFCNKIWNSSRFILMNLEESFTPTGITSEIEKDLEPMDQWILSRFNHCLEEYDKAHSKFHFYEMAASIYEFVWGDFCDWYIELVKPRAYGKVSPRSAEVAKQVLVDVLTRALGLLHPFMPFLTEEVHSVFSDQFLATTPYPEAYPISSDALGVQKLNLLQEIVTRIRVMRAENGVTPDKKCKAIVKSADPLAQSAIQENEVSLLQLARLESIKVEAAYDVQKTDSVSHFTKGEIVLPLEGLIDVEKEKARLEKELQKSEIEKEKLETKLANPGFLSKAAPDVVEKEREKLNTLIDKVEVLKKGIQNLAG; translated from the coding sequence ATGAAAAAGCAGATAGGCGATCGCTACGAACCGAAAGAAGTCGAGAATAAATGGATTTCACTCTGGGAAGAGAAGAAGTCTTTTGTACCGGATCCAAACTCTAAAGAATCTTTTTCTATAGTCATCCCTCCTCCTAACGTTACGGGATCTCTGCATATCGGTCACGCACTCAATCATACGATTCAAGATATTCTCATTCGTATCGAACGTAAAAAAGGCAAGTCTACTCTTTGGCTTCCCGGAATGGATCACGCGGGAATCGCGACTCAGATGGTCGTCGAAAGAGAACTCGCGAAAGAAGGAAAGAAGCGCACCGACTTTACGAGAGAAGAATTCGAAAAAAAAGTCTGGGATTGGAAAGAACATTCCGGTGGAATGATCACTCGTCAACAAAGGCTCTTAGGAGAATCCGTCGATTGGTCCAGAGAAAGATTCACTTTCGACGAAGGTCTTTCCAAAGCAGTATTCAAAGTTTTTAAATCACTTTTCGACGAGGGCTTGATCTATCGCGGAGAAAGAATCATCAACTGGTGCCCCGCCTCACAAACTGCGATCTCCGATCTCGAAGTAGAATTCAGAGAGACAAAAGGGAAACTCTATCATATCAAATATCCGATCCACGGCAAAAAGGATCAATACGTAGTAGTAGCGACTACGAGACCGGAAACGATGCTCGGCGACGTCGCGGTCTGCGCGAATCCCGAGGACACACGTTACTCGTCTTTAAAAGATGTAATCTTAGAATTGCCTCTAACAAACAGACAAATCCCTCTTCTCTTTGATTCTTTCGTGGATAAAGAATTCGGATCCGGACTTGTCAAGATCACTCCCGCTCACGACGCGAACGACTTTGAAGCCGGACAAAGACTCGGACTCAAGCCGCTTCTTATCATGAACCCAGACGGAACGATGAACGAAAACGCGGGCGTCTATCAAGGTCTGGATCGTTTTGACGCTCGTAAAAAAGTTGTAGCCGACTTGGAAGCAAAGGGACTCATCGAAAAAATAGAAGATCACGTTCACGCGGTCGGACACAACTCCAGAGGAGGAGCTGTGATCGAACCTTATCTTTCCACTCAGTGGTTTGTAAAAATCAGACCTCTCGCGGATTTAGCGGTTCAGGCAGTTCAATCGGGTAAGGTCGAATTCGTTCCTAAGATGTGGGAAAAAACTTTTTTCGAATGGATGAACAACATTCGAGATTGGTGTATCTCCAGACAACTCTGGTGGGGTCATAAGATTCCGGCGTACCATTGCAAAACATGTAAACACATTGAAGTATCGGAAACTCCCGTGACAACTTGTCCTTCTTGCGGATCCAAAGAAGTGGAACCCGACCCTGACGTACTCGATACTTGGTTTTCCTCTCAGCTCTGGCCTTTTTCTTCCATGGGATGGCCGGAACAGACCGCGGATCTAAAAAGATACTACCCTACTTCCGTTCTTGTTACGGGTTTTGATATCATCTTTTTCTGGGTTTCCAGAATGATTATGATGGGAATGAAATTTATGGAAGCACCACCATTTCATAAAGTACTCATACACGGCCTTGTCAGAGATAAGGACGGAAAAAAATTCTCCAAGTCGATCGGAAACGTAATCGATCCACTCGTGATGATGGAAAAATACGGAACCGATTCTTTCCGTTTTTTCTTAGCAGCAACCCTTCCTGAAGGGAAAGACATTCTTTTCGACGAATCGAGGTTAGACGGTTATCGTTCGTTCTGTAATAAAATTTGGAATTCTTCCCGTTTTATTCTCATGAACTTGGAAGAATCTTTTACTCCCACCGGAATCACGTCTGAAATCGAAAAAGATCTAGAACCGATGGATCAGTGGATTCTTTCCAGATTCAATCATTGTCTGGAAGAATACGACAAGGCTCATTCTAAATTTCATTTCTACGAAATGGCAGCTTCGATTTATGAATTTGTTTGGGGAGATTTCTGCGATTGGTATATCGAACTCGTAAAACCAAGAGCCTACGGAAAAGTTTCCCCACGATCGGCTGAAGTAGCAAAACAAGTTCTTGTGGACGTTCTTACTCGTGCATTAGGACTTTTGCATCCTTTTATGCCGTTCCTCACCGAAGAAGTTCATTCTGTGTTTTCGGATCAATTTCTCGCCACAACCCCGTATCCGGAAGCTTATCCGATTTCGTCTGACGCGCTCGGAGTTCAAAAACTCAATCTTCTCCAAGAAATCGTAACCAGAATCCGCGTTATGCGCGCTGAGAACGGAGTAACACCGGATAAGAAGTGTAAGGCGATCGTAAAATCCGCAGATCCTTTAGCCCAGTCCGCGATCCAAGAAAACGAAGTTTCTCTTTTGCAACTCGCAAGATTGGAATCGATCAAAGTCGAAGCCGCCTACGATGTTCAAAAAACGGATTCGGTTTCCCATTTTACAAAAGGTGAAATCGTTCTTCCTCTGGAAGGTCTGATCGACGTTGAAAAAGAGAAGGCTCGACTCGAAAAAGAACTTCAGAAGTCCGAGATCGAAAAAGAAAAACTGGAAACCAAACTGGCAAATCCCGGATTTCTTTCCAAGGCCGCACCCGACGTCGTTGAAAAAGAAAGAGAAAAGTTGAATACCTTAATCGATAAGGTGGAAGTTCTAAAAAAAGGGATTCAAAACCTTGCAGGCTAA
- a CDS encoding DUF1801 domain-containing protein has product MSSEIYHYIDSQSSIRKERLLSLRTWLIDTFPGIQESMKYKMPTYQLDENWISFASQKNHISIYLCRPDSLKELKKKFPTLLFGKACLNVRDKDSFPLKVIQSSIRSALKPKAKLRIPNEKAESRRKSISKKLFETKSAYRKK; this is encoded by the coding sequence ATGTCTTCGGAAATCTACCATTATATCGATTCACAATCCTCGATCCGAAAAGAAAGACTTCTTTCTCTTCGCACTTGGCTTATCGACACGTTCCCAGGCATCCAAGAATCGATGAAATACAAAATGCCGACGTATCAACTCGACGAGAATTGGATCTCTTTTGCTTCGCAGAAAAATCATATCTCGATCTATCTCTGTCGTCCGGATTCTTTAAAGGAACTCAAGAAGAAATTTCCTACGCTTCTTTTTGGAAAAGCTTGTCTCAATGTCAGAGATAAGGATTCGTTTCCTCTCAAAGTGATTCAGTCTTCCATACGATCGGCTCTCAAACCCAAAGCGAAGTTAAGAATCCCGAACGAAAAGGCTGAGTCTCGTAGAAAATCTATCTCAAAAAAGCTCTTTGAGACAAAATCCGCTTATCGTAAAAAGTAA
- a CDS encoding TetR/AcrR family transcriptional regulator, producing MKKINLNKQRGKERKEDILQCARKFFFSQGYDSTSVNDIIDELGIAKGTFYHHFNSKEELLMELTTTLSDEITAGLLSEVKSRNPKNTLDKLKIIHELHFDWVKKNPEMVFFFLKAIYLPENLSLKAKLEKEMIKRDIAFFTELVKEGQKDGSFSNTMPAEFLAESILSIENVQNEKFALYMLGFNDISPDMIYENGQHSHDLFSMILGIKNPSAFPFPKEEIISSAENLRKFSQEFEKQNNAKQKPLQISTLKGGKAV from the coding sequence ATGAAAAAGATAAATCTAAACAAACAAAGGGGGAAGGAGCGAAAAGAGGACATCCTACAATGCGCTCGAAAATTCTTCTTTTCACAGGGTTACGATTCGACTTCGGTCAACGATATCATCGACGAACTGGGGATCGCCAAAGGCACTTTCTATCATCACTTCAATTCCAAGGAAGAACTCCTCATGGAATTGACAACGACTCTTTCCGACGAAATCACGGCCGGGCTTCTCTCGGAAGTAAAATCCAGAAATCCTAAAAACACATTAGATAAACTTAAAATCATTCACGAACTCCATTTTGACTGGGTTAAAAAAAATCCGGAGATGGTCTTCTTCTTTTTAAAGGCGATCTATCTTCCTGAAAACCTTTCCCTCAAAGCAAAACTCGAAAAAGAAATGATCAAAAGGGATATCGCCTTTTTTACGGAGCTCGTCAAAGAAGGACAAAAAGACGGATCTTTTTCCAACACAATGCCCGCTGAATTCTTGGCCGAATCGATTCTTTCCATCGAAAACGTCCAGAACGAAAAATTCGCGCTCTATATGTTGGGGTTCAACGATATATCTCCGGATATGATCTACGAAAACGGTCAACATTCTCACGATCTTTTTTCCATGATCCTCGGAATTAAAAATCCATCCGCATTTCCATTTCCTAAGGAAGAAATCATTTCTTCCGCAGAAAATTTACGCAAGTTCTCACAAGAATTCGAAAAACAAAACAATGCGAAACAAAAACCTCTCCAGATTTCGACCCTGAAAGGAGGAAAGGCCGTATAA